The Hyalangium gracile genome contains a region encoding:
- a CDS encoding Eco57I restriction-modification methylase domain-containing protein, whose translation MPAPTTILDLVARFGDHVEAYKTGSYNETQLRRDFLDPFFKALGWDMDNEQGYAEAYRDVVHEDQVKISGALKAPDYGFRIGGTRKFFVEAKRPSVRIKEDVSPAYQLRRYAWSAKLPLSILTDFEELAVYDCRIKPSQDDPASKARIFYCRFDEYAEKWDWIESIFSREAILKGSFDKFADTNKTKRGTAEVDADFLGTIEGWRADLAKNLALRNPGLTQRELNFAVQRILDRIVFLRICEDRGIEDYKRLHSISDRPGIYSHLVHLFQQADDRYNSGLFHFKPEKGRHEPPDSLTLRLNVDDLLLKQIIRGLYYPESPYEFRMLSADILGQVYEQFLGKVIRLTDSHRVVVEDKPEVRKAGGVYYTPTYIVTHIVQQTVRKLIEGKSPKHIAHLRVLDPACGSGSFLIGAYQFLLDWYQQWYSINDPQKWSKGKAPALMAAPGGGWHLTTTERKRILLAHIYGVDIDAQAVEVTKLSLLLKVLEGETAQSLQRELIHERVLPDLSENIKCGNSLVSSDFYAQSNIPELDLDARLRINAFDWDGPGGFPQIMRAGGFNAIIGNPPYVQLSMEDFREDTVNSYLKHRYTLSGGRLNTFAFFIEQARKLVSPEGKISFIVPNTLLTQEGYEELRKRLITSTSIESLIQSQGQIFAGAVVETVILVLGRHSQQKNVVQFGWISSNGSISRQSSTHQANLSKNYKAAFIVPGDVKTTKIKERMEASALRMGDMLNFNQAIALKHDRAACLDAAPKTSKHRMVLDGRHITRYAASDSPNYFKFDLSKIHSCKREDIFLLPEKIFMRRVGDRIIAAFDDRQRFALNTIVVVSPKPACDWSIKYVLGILNSKLVNFYYVSFLKSSKKAFSEIQARQVAQIPLPALSLQQTKDQGAHNRIVTLVEHMLKLQRQRISAQTPHEQTAIDRQITSTDAQIDREVYALYGMTNEEIEMLETAAENSKST comes from the coding sequence ATGCCTGCCCCTACAACCATTCTCGATCTCGTCGCCCGCTTTGGGGACCATGTCGAAGCCTACAAGACTGGATCCTACAACGAAACCCAGCTACGGCGTGATTTCCTTGACCCATTCTTCAAAGCCCTTGGTTGGGACATGGACAATGAGCAAGGCTACGCTGAGGCCTACCGCGATGTTGTTCATGAAGACCAAGTCAAGATCTCAGGAGCATTGAAAGCCCCCGATTACGGTTTCCGGATTGGCGGCACTCGCAAGTTCTTCGTGGAGGCCAAGAGGCCTTCCGTTCGAATCAAAGAGGACGTCTCGCCTGCTTACCAGCTTCGCCGCTATGCGTGGAGCGCAAAACTCCCACTCTCAATTCTTACGGACTTTGAAGAACTAGCCGTCTATGATTGCCGTATAAAGCCCTCTCAGGACGACCCAGCCAGCAAGGCCCGTATCTTCTACTGCCGCTTTGACGAGTATGCGGAGAAATGGGATTGGATCGAATCCATATTCTCGCGTGAGGCTATCCTAAAAGGCTCCTTCGACAAATTTGCCGACACCAATAAAACCAAGCGCGGCACTGCCGAGGTGGACGCCGACTTCTTGGGCACCATAGAAGGATGGCGTGCTGACCTCGCGAAGAACCTAGCACTGCGGAACCCGGGACTCACCCAGCGCGAACTGAACTTCGCTGTTCAGCGCATTTTGGACCGTATCGTTTTCCTCCGAATCTGCGAAGATCGCGGCATTGAAGACTACAAGCGCCTTCACAGCATTTCTGACCGTCCCGGCATCTACTCGCATCTTGTACATCTGTTTCAGCAAGCAGATGACCGATACAATTCTGGACTCTTCCACTTCAAGCCGGAAAAGGGACGCCACGAACCCCCTGACTCTCTCACCCTCAGACTCAACGTAGATGATCTTCTGCTTAAGCAGATCATTCGTGGCCTCTATTACCCAGAGAGCCCCTATGAGTTCCGTATGCTCAGCGCCGACATACTCGGCCAAGTATATGAGCAATTCCTAGGGAAGGTTATTCGCCTCACCGACAGCCACCGAGTTGTCGTGGAGGATAAGCCGGAAGTCAGGAAAGCAGGTGGCGTCTATTATACTCCCACCTATATTGTCACACACATTGTCCAGCAGACCGTCCGCAAGCTTATTGAGGGGAAATCGCCGAAACACATCGCCCACCTCCGTGTGCTTGACCCCGCTTGTGGATCAGGCTCCTTTCTCATTGGGGCCTATCAATTCCTGCTTGACTGGTATCAGCAATGGTATAGCATAAACGATCCTCAGAAGTGGTCCAAAGGAAAGGCTCCCGCCCTAATGGCTGCTCCCGGTGGTGGCTGGCATCTCACCACAACTGAGCGCAAGCGCATCCTGCTGGCCCACATCTACGGCGTTGACATCGACGCACAGGCTGTCGAGGTCACGAAACTCTCTTTGCTATTGAAGGTGCTTGAAGGAGAAACCGCACAAAGTCTTCAACGAGAACTCATCCACGAGCGCGTTCTGCCGGACCTCAGTGAAAACATCAAATGCGGCAACTCCCTTGTCTCCTCTGATTTCTACGCCCAAAGCAATATCCCTGAATTGGACTTGGATGCTCGCCTTCGCATAAACGCCTTTGACTGGGATGGCCCAGGCGGCTTTCCGCAAATTATGCGAGCCGGTGGTTTTAACGCAATAATTGGGAATCCACCATATGTCCAACTCTCAATGGAAGACTTCAGGGAAGACACGGTAAACTCCTACCTAAAACATCGATACACCCTCTCTGGCGGACGTCTAAATACTTTTGCCTTCTTTATTGAACAAGCGCGGAAACTGGTGTCACCCGAGGGCAAAATTTCCTTCATCGTCCCCAACACACTCCTAACCCAAGAAGGTTATGAGGAACTGCGCAAGCGACTCATCACCTCAACATCAATCGAATCTCTCATCCAATCACAGGGGCAAATTTTCGCTGGAGCTGTTGTCGAGACCGTCATCCTTGTCCTCGGCAGGCACTCTCAGCAGAAGAATGTCGTGCAGTTTGGATGGATCAGCAGCAATGGCTCGATCAGCAGACAATCATCGACACATCAAGCAAATCTATCGAAGAACTATAAGGCCGCTTTCATCGTTCCTGGAGACGTTAAGACCACCAAGATCAAAGAACGTATGGAAGCCAGCGCCCTTCGCATGGGGGACATGCTCAACTTCAATCAAGCCATCGCACTAAAACACGACCGCGCAGCCTGTTTAGACGCAGCCCCCAAGACATCCAAACACCGGATGGTTCTTGATGGAAGACACATCACGCGCTACGCTGCTAGCGATTCGCCGAACTACTTCAAGTTCGACCTGTCCAAGATCCACAGCTGCAAGCGCGAGGACATCTTCTTGCTGCCGGAAAAGATCTTCATGCGTCGGGTTGGGGACCGCATCATCGCCGCATTCGACGATCGCCAGCGATTTGCGCTCAACACCATCGTTGTCGTGAGCCCCAAGCCCGCATGCGACTGGAGTATCAAATATGTGCTTGGTATCTTGAACTCCAAGCTCGTAAATTTCTATTATGTATCCTTCCTGAAGTCGTCAAAAAAAGCTTTTTCCGAGATTCAGGCACGGCAAGTCGCACAGATACCTCTGCCAGCGCTTTCGTTGCAGCAGACAAAAGACCAAGGTGCTCACAATCGCATCGTCACTCTTGTCGAACACATGCTTAAGCTTCAACGCCAGCGAATCTCCGCGCAAACACCACACGAGCAGACAGCCATTGACCGTCAAATCACCTCAACAGACGCACAGATTGACCGTGAAGTTTATGCGCTTTACGGCATGACCAACGAGGAGATAGAGATGCTGGAGACTGCTGCAGAGAATTCCAAGAGTACCTAA
- a CDS encoding DEAD/DEAH box helicase, producing the protein MSLSTLLTAENLRATAGSAFARGEAYWREGRVLSYVLENGALDGLVVGTAQYRVRVMAPSGTLVGHCTCPVREAVCKHAVALSLAFLARNGSALEPTNGTATSSREGPFATRNDMERWAEAHQVRHALAVSAEVLLSDLPLNEARRQGLRHALNGLALRDVGSREGALRHGGARGSGLETALTEATWAYLQQEASSVERALSEEAARRESLPDAALAPLWTRLLDVRRTLRPHASPLSRKRRAAATWSFDAVTCSLTWKDRDRVVRAGPDYGTVGVLARLTFPGGFEGRVECNCGTRQRACVHSLALVDTTLDLLDDASRVAEARNVAAELLSPSWARALKELELFEVEVTKPRASIEVWWCIEHELGTQTVSPLVKKQTRRGTWSPGARMTAARLLEDHRELLSETDLQVAEHLASWAPASRSAGTYPSRAFLALVGHPRVVLELRPEEPLEVKRAPLGFTALPADNHIRLEPSIDGERFNPKLLGAMLRSFSPGEPLLAVDEQRRRCLLIDVNEDARRIWNVLEKHGDQFPPESHEQLLERLSRLEARLPLVVPPTLKGRELQTEMVTVVRLRLLPDVSLELELLVRPGPGAPLFHPGVGPRDVLLSRDGERGYVRRQLLREEERARAAISSLPLGEAEEGPTFCFRMGDTESALQLVAALRKPPQGLEVEWVDEKPFIVSSVGPEALTVKVERKRDWFGIEGELKVEAGRLELAVLLDAARRQKRFVRFDSHRWVELSDILRQRLLAVADHTFLGKNRVELSPGAVPAITALRDAGADVEAAPAWRLLTERLAASLSLKPKPPAALGTTLRDYQVEGHAWLSRVAAWGAGACLADDMGLGKTVQALALLLDRARLGPALVLAPTSVAFNWVQEMQRFAPSLRPVLYAEQADRVKCLAKLKKNDVLIVSYGLLVRDAASLSAVSFATLIVDEAQALKNPTTRRARAARQLNAGFRAALSGTPLENHLGELWSLFAVVFPGLLGSWDQFRERFASPIERGKDPDASAALSRVIRPFLLRRTKQEVARELPARTEIQVPVALSEEEWALYEDARLAAVAELSTQGKGLRNEQQRFQVLAALTRLRLLASHPRLYDAQSSISSSKMRRLLELLEELRSEGHRALVFSQFTSHLELVQEELKRAGFTYQYLDGATPAATRAKRIQAFQDGEGDLFLISLKAGGTGINLTAADYVIHLDPWWNPAVEDQATDRAHRIGQTRPVTVYRLIARGTIEEQILSLHSDKRALVAGVLEGTDVAARLTTKDLLDLLAGGDTPRERLDDEEESRPRTVH; encoded by the coding sequence ATGTCGCTGTCCACGCTGCTCACCGCCGAGAACCTCCGCGCGACCGCCGGAAGTGCCTTCGCTCGCGGTGAAGCGTACTGGCGTGAGGGTCGTGTCCTCTCCTACGTCCTCGAGAACGGCGCACTCGATGGCCTCGTCGTCGGCACGGCGCAGTACCGCGTCCGCGTCATGGCTCCCAGCGGCACCCTCGTGGGCCACTGCACGTGTCCGGTCCGCGAAGCGGTCTGCAAGCACGCCGTCGCGCTCAGCCTCGCGTTCCTCGCTCGGAACGGCTCGGCGCTCGAGCCGACGAACGGCACCGCCACCAGCTCACGCGAAGGGCCGTTCGCCACGCGCAACGACATGGAGCGCTGGGCGGAAGCCCACCAGGTCCGGCACGCACTCGCGGTCTCCGCCGAAGTCCTCCTCTCGGACCTGCCCCTCAATGAGGCGCGGCGCCAGGGGCTGCGCCATGCACTCAATGGGCTGGCCCTCCGTGATGTCGGCTCCAGGGAAGGCGCGCTTCGCCACGGCGGCGCACGCGGGAGTGGCCTGGAGACGGCGCTCACCGAGGCGACGTGGGCCTACCTGCAGCAGGAGGCGAGCTCGGTGGAGCGGGCGCTCTCCGAGGAGGCTGCACGTCGGGAGTCCCTCCCGGATGCGGCGCTCGCTCCACTGTGGACCCGCCTGCTCGACGTCCGCCGCACGCTCCGTCCTCACGCGTCTCCGCTCTCACGCAAGCGGCGGGCCGCCGCGACCTGGAGCTTCGATGCGGTCACGTGCTCGCTCACGTGGAAGGACCGCGACCGCGTCGTCCGCGCAGGCCCGGACTACGGCACCGTCGGCGTCCTGGCCCGGCTGACGTTCCCCGGAGGCTTCGAGGGCCGGGTGGAGTGCAACTGCGGCACCCGGCAACGCGCCTGCGTCCACTCGCTCGCGCTCGTCGACACGACCCTCGATCTCCTCGACGACGCCTCCCGGGTCGCCGAGGCACGAAACGTCGCCGCGGAGCTGCTGAGCCCCAGCTGGGCCCGTGCGTTGAAGGAGCTCGAGCTGTTCGAGGTGGAGGTGACGAAGCCCCGCGCCTCCATCGAGGTGTGGTGGTGCATCGAGCACGAGCTCGGGACGCAGACCGTGTCGCCGCTCGTGAAGAAGCAGACCCGCCGAGGCACCTGGAGCCCCGGCGCGCGGATGACCGCCGCCCGCCTGCTCGAGGACCATCGCGAGCTGCTCTCCGAGACCGACCTCCAGGTCGCCGAGCACCTCGCCTCCTGGGCTCCCGCCTCACGCTCGGCCGGCACCTATCCCTCCCGGGCGTTCCTCGCGCTCGTCGGTCATCCACGCGTCGTGCTCGAGCTGCGCCCCGAGGAGCCGCTCGAGGTGAAGCGCGCCCCCCTCGGCTTCACCGCGCTCCCCGCCGACAACCACATCCGCCTCGAGCCCTCCATCGACGGAGAGCGCTTCAACCCGAAGCTCCTGGGCGCGATGCTGCGCTCGTTCTCTCCCGGAGAGCCGCTGCTGGCCGTCGACGAGCAGCGCCGCCGGTGCCTGCTCATCGACGTGAACGAGGACGCACGGCGGATCTGGAACGTGCTCGAGAAGCACGGCGACCAGTTCCCTCCCGAGAGCCACGAGCAGCTGCTCGAGCGCCTGTCCCGCCTCGAAGCGCGCCTGCCCCTCGTCGTCCCGCCCACGCTGAAGGGGCGCGAGCTCCAGACGGAGATGGTTACCGTCGTCCGCCTGCGCCTCCTGCCCGACGTGTCCCTCGAGCTCGAACTGCTCGTTCGGCCAGGCCCGGGCGCGCCGCTGTTCCATCCCGGCGTGGGCCCACGCGACGTGCTGCTCTCGCGCGACGGCGAGCGGGGCTACGTGCGCCGCCAGCTCCTGCGCGAGGAGGAGCGCGCCCGCGCGGCCATCTCCTCCCTCCCCCTGGGCGAGGCCGAGGAAGGTCCGACGTTCTGCTTCCGGATGGGGGACACGGAGTCGGCTCTGCAGCTCGTCGCCGCGCTGCGCAAGCCGCCCCAGGGGCTCGAGGTCGAGTGGGTCGATGAGAAGCCCTTCATCGTCTCATCCGTGGGTCCGGAGGCCCTGACGGTCAAGGTCGAGCGCAAGCGGGACTGGTTCGGCATCGAGGGCGAGCTGAAGGTCGAGGCGGGAAGGCTCGAGCTGGCCGTCCTCCTGGATGCGGCCCGGCGACAGAAGCGCTTCGTGCGCTTCGACAGCCATCGGTGGGTCGAGCTCAGCGACATCCTGCGACAGCGCCTGCTCGCGGTGGCCGACCACACCTTCCTCGGGAAGAACCGCGTGGAGCTCTCTCCCGGAGCAGTGCCCGCCATCACCGCCCTGCGCGACGCGGGAGCCGACGTCGAAGCCGCGCCAGCCTGGCGGCTGCTGACGGAGCGCCTCGCCGCGTCGCTCTCGCTCAAGCCGAAGCCCCCCGCCGCGCTGGGAACCACGCTGCGCGACTACCAGGTGGAGGGCCATGCGTGGCTCAGTCGCGTCGCGGCGTGGGGCGCCGGAGCGTGCCTCGCGGACGACATGGGGCTTGGCAAGACGGTGCAGGCGCTGGCCCTGCTGCTCGATCGGGCGCGGCTCGGCCCCGCCCTCGTCCTCGCGCCGACCTCGGTCGCCTTCAACTGGGTCCAGGAGATGCAGCGCTTCGCACCGAGCCTGCGCCCCGTGCTCTACGCGGAGCAGGCCGACCGCGTGAAGTGCCTCGCGAAGCTCAAGAAGAACGACGTGCTCATCGTGAGCTACGGCCTGCTCGTGCGAGACGCGGCGAGCCTCTCCGCCGTCTCGTTCGCGACGCTCATCGTCGATGAGGCGCAGGCGCTGAAGAACCCCACCACCCGCCGTGCCCGTGCCGCGCGGCAGCTCAACGCCGGCTTCCGCGCCGCGCTCTCGGGAACGCCGCTCGAGAACCACCTCGGCGAGCTGTGGAGCCTGTTCGCCGTCGTCTTCCCGGGCCTGCTCGGCAGCTGGGACCAGTTCCGCGAGCGCTTCGCCTCCCCCATCGAGCGCGGCAAGGATCCTGACGCGAGCGCCGCCCTCTCCCGGGTCATCCGCCCCTTCCTGCTGCGCCGCACGAAGCAGGAGGTCGCGCGGGAGCTGCCGGCGCGCACGGAGATCCAGGTCCCCGTGGCGCTCTCCGAGGAGGAGTGGGCGCTGTACGAGGACGCGCGGCTCGCGGCCGTCGCCGAGCTCAGCACCCAGGGCAAGGGCCTGCGCAACGAGCAGCAGCGCTTCCAGGTGCTCGCGGCGCTCACGCGGCTGCGCCTGCTCGCCTCCCATCCGCGCCTCTACGACGCGCAGTCGAGCATCTCCTCCTCCAAGATGCGCCGCCTTCTGGAGCTCCTGGAGGAGCTGCGCAGCGAGGGCCACCGGGCGCTGGTGTTCAGCCAGTTCACCTCGCACCTCGAGCTCGTCCAGGAGGAGCTCAAGCGCGCGGGCTTCACCTACCAGTACCTCGACGGAGCCACGCCCGCGGCGACACGCGCGAAGCGCATCCAGGCGTTCCAGGACGGCGAGGGCGACCTGTTCCTCATCTCGCTCAAGGCGGGCGGCACGGGCATCAACCTCACCGCCGCCGACTATGTCATCCACCTGGATCCGTGGTGGAACCCGGCGGTCGAGGATCAAGCGACGGACCGGGCCCACCGCATCGGGCAGACTCGGCCGGTGACCGTGTACCGCCTGATTGCCCGTGGGACGATCGAGGAGCAGATCCTCTCGCTCCATTCCGACAAGCGCGCGCTGGTGGCGGGAGTGCTCGAGGGAACGGATGTCGCGGCGCGGCTGACCACGAAGGACCTGCTCGACCTGCTGGCGGGGGGCGACACCCCTCGCGAGCGACTCGATGACGAGGAAGAGTCGCGCCCCCGCACGGTGCACTGA